A stretch of the Victivallis lenta genome encodes the following:
- a CDS encoding substrate-binding domain-containing protein has translation MGDSLFAETRRYILDRMRRRLAEGSRKMPTEKELAAEVLASYATVRLVMKELEQEGFVRRIRGSGTYLEPQAETLLEEAAWPRLGLFTSPVGGKPDDDYAAWLVEELRREARRAHRRVVHTQVRTHDEFLAGLERSAEPGDAVVYLPPTEAFTMRQLGVLGKYDELPLIVIDCELGNINVGNIATDNRRGGMIAARALLESGCRDLAVLLCEPMLRQSAQRLQGFLEIAELSGLEPAVVDCEVRVEDDRAGLAYAKMLAVLKSGRRPDGVFAISDCGALAAAEAIREFGLEPGRDIALIGFDGLAAGRRNDPPLTSVAQPVGEICREVFRVLQGWKAGNHEQRLLSPVLQPGGTLWKINEKFA, from the coding sequence ATGGGCGATTCACTGTTTGCGGAGACGCGCAGATATATTCTGGACCGCATGCGGCGGCGGCTGGCCGAGGGGAGCCGGAAAATGCCGACCGAGAAGGAACTGGCGGCGGAAGTGCTGGCCAGCTATGCGACGGTCCGGCTGGTCATGAAGGAGCTTGAGCAGGAGGGCTTCGTACGGCGGATTCGCGGCTCCGGCACCTATCTCGAACCGCAGGCGGAGACGCTGCTTGAGGAGGCCGCCTGGCCGCGGCTCGGGCTCTTCACCTCTCCGGTCGGCGGAAAGCCCGACGACGACTACGCGGCATGGCTCGTCGAGGAGCTGCGGCGCGAGGCGCGCCGGGCGCACCGGCGGGTGGTCCATACGCAGGTCCGGACGCACGACGAATTTCTCGCCGGGCTCGAACGCTCGGCCGAACCCGGCGACGCAGTCGTCTACCTGCCGCCGACCGAGGCGTTCACGATGCGCCAGCTCGGCGTACTCGGCAAATACGACGAGCTTCCGCTCATCGTGATCGACTGCGAGCTCGGCAACATCAACGTCGGCAATATCGCGACCGACAACCGTCGCGGCGGCATGATCGCGGCCCGCGCGCTGCTCGAAAGCGGCTGCCGCGACCTCGCGGTCCTGCTCTGCGAACCGATGCTGCGGCAGAGCGCTCAGCGACTGCAGGGTTTCCTGGAAATCGCCGAGCTCTCCGGCCTCGAACCGGCCGTGGTCGACTGCGAGGTCCGGGTTGAGGACGACCGCGCGGGGCTGGCCTATGCGAAAATGCTGGCCGTCCTGAAATCGGGGCGGCGCCCGGACGGAGTCTTTGCGATTTCCGACTGCGGCGCGCTGGCCGCGGCGGAAGCGATCCGGGAATTCGGCCTCGAACCCGGCCGCGACATCGCGCTCATCGGCTTCGACGGGCTGGCGGCCGGACGGCGGAACGATCCGCCGCTCACGAGCGTCGCCCAGCCGGTCGGTGAAATCTGCCGCGAGGTGTTCCGGGTCCTGCAGGGCTGGAAGGCCGGAAATCACGAACAGCGACTGCTCTCGCCCGTTCTCCAGCCGGGCGGAACGCTCTGGAAGATCAACGAGAAATTTGCCTGA
- a CDS encoding GntR family transcriptional regulator translates to MIFGQNLGRQTEKAKQGILRYIWDRKLKAGDKIPAQAELSRHLGLGCATLDRAVKSLVQDGVLESRRRVGVFVRNASPEGLPGRSIGVAGLLLDTPHMFNWSMAYALQSELQRNGCQCTMFPFRDGYRKHPEFSDFPGLEYAVGQGGLHGLISIADFFPDKLLSGLENAGLQLCFSGSPALADCGVFIDTVGFMLESLEKLRERGFRSPRVLVGPGPLRHFSLPRLAQFLGHWPECRVPLDDLYLEGYGLEHGRTAARNVLALPPAERPDCMVLCDDIIAQGFFSELVRRQGSRIGYMPPGFCLRNRNAPIDFPCRDVVNYEVDCRRIAELTVRMLLTRLRTGSGEPAVQWLLPAPEKTAAE, encoded by the coding sequence ATGATTTTCGGCCAGAACCTCGGCAGGCAGACGGAGAAGGCGAAACAGGGAATCCTGCGCTATATCTGGGACCGGAAGCTGAAGGCGGGCGACAAGATTCCGGCTCAGGCCGAGTTGAGCCGCCACCTCGGGCTCGGCTGCGCAACGCTCGACCGGGCGGTGAAATCGCTGGTGCAGGACGGTGTTCTCGAATCGCGCCGCCGGGTCGGCGTCTTCGTCCGCAACGCGAGCCCGGAAGGGCTGCCGGGCCGGTCGATCGGCGTGGCCGGGCTGCTGCTCGACACGCCGCACATGTTCAACTGGAGCATGGCCTACGCCCTTCAGAGCGAACTGCAGAGGAACGGCTGCCAGTGTACGATGTTCCCGTTCCGCGACGGTTACCGGAAACACCCGGAGTTTTCCGATTTCCCGGGCCTCGAATACGCGGTCGGCCAGGGCGGGCTGCACGGGCTGATCAGCATCGCGGACTTTTTTCCGGACAAGCTTCTCTCCGGGCTCGAAAATGCCGGGCTTCAGCTCTGTTTCAGCGGTTCTCCGGCACTCGCCGACTGCGGCGTATTCATCGACACGGTCGGCTTTATGCTTGAATCGCTCGAAAAGCTGCGGGAACGGGGGTTCCGTTCCCCGCGCGTGCTGGTCGGGCCCGGTCCGCTGCGTCACTTCAGCCTTCCGCGCCTCGCCCAGTTTCTCGGGCACTGGCCGGAATGCCGGGTTCCGCTCGACGATCTCTATCTCGAGGGCTACGGCCTCGAGCATGGCCGGACGGCGGCCCGGAACGTGCTGGCTCTGCCCCCCGCCGAACGTCCCGACTGCATGGTGCTGTGCGACGACATCATCGCGCAGGGCTTTTTTTCGGAGCTCGTCCGCCGGCAGGGCAGCCGCATCGGCTACATGCCGCCCGGCTTCTGCCTGCGCAACCGCAACGCGCCGATTGATTTTCCGTGCCGCGACGTCGTCAACTACGAGGTCGACTGCCGCAGGATCGCGGAGCTGACGGTGAGGATGCTGCTCACGCGGCTGCGCACCGGCAGCGGCGAACCGGCCGTGCAATGGCTGCTGCCGGCGCCGGAAAAAACGGCGGCGGAGTGA
- a CDS encoding type II secretion system protein, producing the protein MKRRTFTLIELLVVIAIIAILASMLLPALNQARERARSATCANNLKQCMSAMLLYANDFKGLIKGYSAETSPDVTWSSALIDDGYLPEDAPVTYCVSPYDKYRTYGVLNIKDNQTFYNSVKAEWGDFGVAPLHWTRMYFDTGRMRQASRVFLLADTYTASVGGTYMGRNFYTFSPVIVYENSAAGLRHTGTCNMAFGDGHVAGLKKNDLKERGFTVAVENDVLKTSL; encoded by the coding sequence ATGAAAAGACGGACCTTTACCCTGATCGAACTCCTGGTGGTGATTGCGATCATCGCAATCCTCGCATCCATGCTGCTGCCGGCGCTGAATCAGGCACGGGAACGGGCGCGCAGCGCAACCTGCGCGAACAACCTGAAGCAGTGCATGTCGGCCATGCTGTTGTACGCCAATGACTTCAAGGGACTGATCAAAGGTTACTCCGCCGAAACGTCTCCGGATGTGACCTGGAGCAGTGCGCTGATCGACGACGGTTATCTGCCGGAGGATGCGCCGGTGACCTACTGCGTTTCCCCTTATGATAAATACAGAACCTACGGCGTGCTGAACATCAAGGACAACCAGACCTTTTACAACAGCGTGAAGGCGGAATGGGGCGACTTCGGCGTCGCGCCCCTGCACTGGACCAGGATGTATTTCGATACCGGGCGCATGCGGCAGGCCTCGCGGGTGTTCCTGCTTGCGGATACGTATACGGCTTCCGTCGGAGGGACTTATATGGGGCGGAATTTCTATACCTTTTCTCCGGTTATCGTTTATGAGAACAGCGCCGCAGGCCTGCGTCATACCGGCACCTGCAACATGGCGTTCGGCGACGGGCATGTGGCCGGTCTGAAGAAGAACGACCTGAAGGAACGCGGCTTCACCGTCGCCGTCGAGAACGACGTGCTTAAAACCTCGCTCTGA